CTCCAGATTCCCTTGTGGTTCTGGCGGCCCGATCTTGTCATGTACGGTCAGTTCCCTTAAATCACAGGGGGTCATATTGGATCTTGTCCCTGCCCTATAGCTTTCTAAATGACGCCTCCTATTGACAACTAACCACCCGCCACCCCATAATACTTGTCTATTGACAGGACACAGACCACCACTCGTATACAGAACCGCATGCatcactttattttatttcagaAAAGTGATCTGCTTTTTACAGATATTTGTTACAGTAGTTATACAAATTCATAAATTTACAAAATCTGTGCAAACTCTTTCTCTCCAAGTTGCCGCTGTCACAAAGCATGCATAAACAATGGGAGTCAGGCAGCGCGGGCCGGGGACTACGACCGCCATCATCTGCTGAGCGAGCCAGGACGATGGGAGGTGTAGCTTCGGTCCGCGTTGCCCGACTGTACAAGTCATGAGGGCATCTCTATGTAGAAGTAAAAAGTATGTCTATGTACACAACCTGTATGAACAGGACCATATTATAACTAACATGGATTAAGGGCTATGGTCGGCAGTAGCATTCTGGGAATATGTCATTCTTCACGCCTATACATATACTCTAATCGCTTAAAGGGGGTCGATCATCAAAAATAGGCCTCTGGATAAAGCTACGGTATAATAATAGAACTTTTTGTAACTTCTTTTATAGCAGAATAAAGTTTTGTTTGACtttttactttgcagcacttTCAGGTTATTCACTTTATGGCAATTTACTTTGTACAATTCAGAACTGACAGGAGCCTCAAGCACAGTAGGCCCGATTTATAATGGTtgcccatatcaaccaatcacagtgcagctttcatttttcaaaggcAGAATACaagatgaaagctgtgctgtgattggttgctatagataACCTAAGACTTTACATAGGAGTTACATGACCTTATAGAAGTCACAATGATGGGGTACATACTTCTTTATAACATGCCTTAGCTGCTGCAGCACCTCTTTTTGAAATGGACAGCCTACGTCAGATAATGAGACTCCAATTCCTAGCTCGACTATGGCGCGTATGACTAACAGCCTCATAGAGCTATATACAGTCGGGCAAGGTTTTGTGGCCCAATTATGGCCGTCTATGTGAGGCTTTACAGGGTTTGTCCCAGATTATATGGCCACTTTCTTCCAGAtagagcgccacacctgtccttaggctgtgtgtggtactgcagttAAGTTCTATTAAAGTGAATATtattaagctgcaataccacacctgACCTATGGAcgagtgtggcgctgttttaggAACAAAGTGGTCATTTACCATTAGAGACAAACACTCCCTATTCACAGGACTGTCAGGTCGCTGGGGTCTGATTGTTGGGTCCCACAGTGATCAGCTGACTGGGGGCCCGAAAGTCTCCGTACATTCTCAGCCCATGCACTTGCCtaaccattcacttctatggggcaatATCTCACAAACCCCATAGAAGAAAATGGAGACGCAGTCATAAGAGGGAATTTCGGCCCCCCATCACCTGATAGGTCTCTCTAATGGCACAAGATTACTATCCACCATTGATTAACCTAATCTGAGGTGCGGTGTTGTGAGATTTTGCGGCATAGAACTCTATAACACATACCGCAGCTGCTGGAGAACCTCTTTATTCAGACAATGGGGGGCGCTACATAAGTGTAACAAGGGAAGGAAGTTCCTGTACAAGCGACCAGTGACTGGCCGAGATAAGCGGTGCCTATGCCTTGCCGCTTATCTTTGGCATAGTTGTCAGGTTCCGCCATCACAATGTGAATTTATACAAATATTTACAGACAAGTCAATGGAGCGTTCCCATCCACCCGTATTATATATTGAATATTGCCTAAATATTCTCGTAAGAAAATAttgtctattttttttcctttttccgtcATTTTTgatgaaagaatccctttaagaatatttcgCTTGGTGGACCCCCAAGCGTATAAACATACTCTGTGTCCCCGTATGAAAATAtcttggcaaaaaaataaaagcaacagTGATGTATAGTCGACAAAAATAGAAATCTGTAGTCAAAGCCAGCATGATCGTAAAATAAAAGCGAAAACTCCGCGCTAGAATTCGTCTCCTGCAAGTCCCCGTAATGAAAAATAGTCTATACAAAATAATCCGCATCCTCACGTAATGGACACCATTGTCAACCTTTCCaaagatatacacacacatgcaaacatacagtatagggatatatacagtcacacacacaCTAATTTACATAGAAACAGAGACCGATCAAAGGAGAGGCCTAATAATTACAACAGCAACTATCTGGACAAGGATATAGCGGTGTGTTATGTACAGAGATGACAACAACATGCCAGCAGAGGGCGCTGCGGTGTGGAATTGCACTGAAGACACCTGATGAAGTGCACAAGTTAGGAGGAGTCCTTGGCGACCTTGGTTGCGCTTCCGTTCTGTGACTTGTAGCTGGTGAAACTAGGTGTGTGGATGGTACGGATGCTCTTCATACCTTGAGTCAGtgaggtgggagagacagaagtaGAAGGGGAAGTAGcgcaggaagaggaagaagaagaaggaggagatggTCTGCCATTTGCATTCTGCAGTGAAAATGAGAGATGGTGACCTTTACCTGAATAGGATGGGCTCTGAAGCTTCGACGTGCCGTTATGAACAGGACGGATAAGGGAGGAGGCGTTAACGCTACGACCGGGCTGAGGGTTAGAATGGGTTACGGGGACGTGGGACTTCACAGGGGGGTTATGGGGGTTAGAGGTATCATTACACTGAGCAGAAACAGAGCTGCTTTTCCCAGTGTTAGGAGAAAGAGCTGGAATCTTAGAAGCAGATAAAGTAGGGGAAGCAGCCTTAATATCCCCACCAGCTTTCTTAGTACCTCCGTTAGCCTGCAAATAAAGATGGCGGGAGACAGTTTGTCAAAACGATTAACATGAAGACACCAACACGGGCGCAGGAACAAAGCCCCCAAAAAAAGAAACATATTTATTTGCcgattttttttctcactggaCCTGGCAGAAACCATTAAAGCACAGAAAAGTTTAGAGAATTCGAgacgtggaggaggaggaggaggaggtggcgcCCCCCTGGGGCCATAGTGCGGTGCTCTGCATGCTGTGTGAGAAGAATGGTGACAAGATGGCAAGCGGTTAATGGAATGCGGTGGCACATACATGTTAGTACCGGACAACACAGACACCACTGCACGCATGTGCGCTCTGATTCTCGTTGCGTGTTACCGCGGTAAGCCAAGGTTTCGTTCATCTCAGCGGAACGTCTTGAAGTGGAACAAAAGCAGTGGGTGTTTTATTGCAGGCATGCAGAGGTATGGCAAGAGTGAGACATAGGACTACAGGATTTCTCATGCCACCAGATCCAGATATTTAACAAAAACAAGAGTGAAAGCATTCGCCATCCTTGTTTTGGTTACATTGATTCAGTAACTTggcttgaagttttttttttttttaaaaaaaaacaactttttgtcCTTCCAAAAATTGCTGTTCTAAGGTAAAACTACCTGTCTGAATTGACGCTGTGGCTCCTGTAGCTTTGGCTGTTTGCTAGTTTTTTCCATGCTTCCTTGTCTAGTTTTAGAAGACATTGGTATTGGCATTCTGCTGGTTTGTGGCGCTCCGTTTGATCCCTATAGGAACAGCCAACGGGAAGAGagagacagaaaaataaaaaaaataaaaaacaagagaAGTGATTTTTATCCAGTGTTCACAATTCCATGCTTGACCAACATCATATCAATCTCAATCTCTAGTCATGCAGATGAAACATCAGAGGTTATAAAAATcagaggagaaataaaaaaaaatacaagtcaTGTCATTCAAGcaggttctttttttttgttcttggatTTGCCCATCACCAAGTTATCAAGCTTATTAAACCAGCCGCTATAGGAAAAGCCAACCACCAGAAGAACACCACTCAAGGGTTAGGCACCAATCTGTCATTGGCACACCATTAGGTTTTGGAAGTCTTGTGCAATGGTACCTTACGTGCTGTAGTAGGTATGGATGACGGAGACTCTACAACAGCCCTTGTATCATCTGCTAACATAGATCCTTTGGCAACCAGACTGGTTATTGTCAATGATTTACTATCGTCTCTCGATTCTATAGGATCCGATCCCGGCCTTGGTGTCATTCCACTTATCGTACTTTCTAGCTGCTTGATGGTTTGTTCAAGACTGTCTAAGGTTCTGTATGTATTTTGTCTTATCTCATCCGTCCTTGACGCAGACTCTGGTTCTTCGAGGTTGAGGCCTTCAGGTGGCATATTGTCTTCGTTGCTCTTCGATCTTTCGATTTCAAACCTTTTCGCTTCTTTGTGTTGCTTCACGGTACCATCTAGCTCTTCTTCGTCCTCGTAGACCACCACCTGTAAGGTCTTCTTCCCGGTTTTAGTGCCTGTACGGATGGCTTGGGTCAAAGCCGCCAGCTGTTTTTTGGGAAATTTGAACTTGAACTTTTTCTTTACGTCTTGCCTCTGGCCAAACTGGTAGTCCGATGAATCTGACTTATCTTCATCTGTGAGGAACCCTTGGGGTGACGTACCATCCTGAAACATGGTCTGCTTCATTTCAGCCAGAGATGGATAGTTAAATCTGTATTTGTTTTGGGATACAACATTATTTGTACTGTTGACCATTTTTGTTTCCTCAACCTTCTCTTCCCTGGATGGTTGGACATTTGATTCCttctgttcttcttcttcttcctcttcttcctcctcaacAATCTTTGCCTCCGACATAACTTTTTCCAACTCGTCGTCACATTCTTCGAATATGGTAGACAACCTTTTATAGGCGGATCTTATATCCATTGGTTCATCAAATATGATAATGACCGGCTTTTTGTCTGTACTCACGACAGGATCTTGTGGGTCGGTATTGTGGGCTGGAATTGTTTGCACATTTTCTTTATCAACGTTAACTGTTTGCACCTCTCCACCCTTCCGGTTGACAATGTCTTGAACTTCACCTGTTGACAGGACCTGCACCTCAGTATTCGTGATCATAAATGCAATGTTATCTGCTGGAGACCTTGGCTCAGTTGGGGAGATCGTTGGTGACTCAAGTTCCTCAGATTTTTGGCTGATAGTCCTCCGAGAAGGTTTTTGTCTTAATACAACTGTCTGGCCTAAATCTAAGTAAGGCATTCCCTGTTCTTGGCTCGGAGAACTAACGACTGGGCTCTCTAAACTAGAAACCTTGACCAACGTGGAACTTGTCTCTGAGATTTTGTGATCTGTTCCGCCATTAACCACTTCTGTGATGGTCGGGCTCAAGGGTTTATGGTTTTCCGTGTTGTGGAATCTATACGTGGACACGTTTACTGATTCTTCATTTTTTACTTCCTTTTCAGATTCTTCCCTAACTTTCGAGCTAGGCTCGTCCCTCCCTATGAACAGACTGTAGGTAGAGGGTTCGTTCACTACAACCTTCTCCACCTGCCTAAACTGAGCAGAATCAGGTGCAAAACTTGGTATGGATTGAATTTTCCACTTGTCCTCTGTGCTTTCAACAAGTTTTGGGCTTTCGGGACTTACACTTTCTTTTGATATAATGCATGACACCTATGGGGAAATATTAGAGGGGAAATCAACTTGTTAAATGGAAATTCTCTTTCAAGGTGACTAATTATTCTACGTCTAGTCAGGGTTAGGTAAGTTGGTTATTTCTAAGACGAATGACTTACGTTAAGCCTAAAAAGGATTAATAGAAGCATGTAACAACAATAACAATGGCTGCCAAAAATCGTGCCACGTGGTGACGTAACACAAATCTtctctaaaaaaaattccaaaatcttGTCTTTATGCTTTAAGTGCGTCGGCACAGAGGACGACTGTGCATCATGTTAGTCCACCAAAAACATAGCAAGGAGTATGcccacagttaaaggggttgtcctatgaatGGGACTTATCTCCATGCAGTGTCTGATCACTTGGGGTTCCACTAATCCCAAAAATGGGTGGCCTAAGATCCTCTTTCCCATTAGATTGAAGCTGTGGGTACACATGGGCATTCAACTCTATGGAACTGCTAGTAATGGCTGCGGCCTGTACCCGGCTTCTCTTTGGCAGGCCCACAGAAGTTAACGGAGTGGCAGTGAGCATGTGCGACCATCCTTCTTGTGATCATAGGGACTCCAAGGATCAGACACTTTTCGGGAAAGGGATAAGTCTTCAACACTTGTAGTGAATGAACTGTATATCCATCACACCTTAGCTGAGCTTATAGGGCCTTATACTCTGCAACATTGCATTCTGGGAAAGTTTATTATATACTTTATCCTTTATTGTAGGGATTGTCTTATTGCACCCAAGTCTGCGAAGTGAGAGCTGCTGTGCCTCAGTAAGTCCTAAGTGGAGACCCCAGTATATGACTTCTATATACCCTAATACATAGTCACTTCCCAGAATGCAAATCATCAAAGCAAGCTCTGTGCAGACGCTAAACAAGCAAtgaatgctgggagatttcagctccgcAGCCTTCATTCACCTAGGATCAGAATGAACTATTAGGCTGTATTCGCATGTGGTAGATTTCTTGCAGAAATTCTTGTAACTTTTCTAGcatccacaacttttttttttttttttttttagtaaaaatccATGCACACGTTCATCTAGAAGTGTgacagtcaaaaaaaaaataaattaaaaatctgcaacaaatctgccacatgtgaacagTAATACAGGCTGTATATCGGATAAATGTTCCTGCAAATAAAAGGTTAATAGTGCGGAGCCATGGGGATGCCAATGCTGGGGCAAAAAGACAGTAATACACACAAAATGGCAAGGACAGCACGATTAAAAACCGAAAAAATTATTTCCCTTTCACAAGGTCCAGGAGGCCGAGCTATGGGGTGTTTTTGCCTATAGAGCTACTTTTgctctcttagggtaagttcacacgtagttttttttggtcaggatattgaggccgtatccgcctcaaaatcctgaccaaaaagatggctcccattgaaatcaatgggattcgctcaagtcttttttccgggagccgtttcttctggctcccggaaaaaggaagcgagatgctcattcttcagggcgagttgccttgcgatttggcctgaagacactccctcctcccaactaggcccattcattgggcctaatccagagcggagtgcgcggctggatgcagtGCACCCGGctgtcagtcgcggctacccagtttttggatcgtaacctgaggcggccttcgcctcaggtccggatccaaaaaaccccgtgtgaacttactcataAGGTCTGTCTGTGATATGaggtcaaggaaaaaaaaaaacttaggctTCTTCATATGAGGATTTGAGACCCCAACAAACAGCACCTGATACCTCAGCTTCCTAGAAAAAACGGGATCTTTAGTCATGTGAAAATACTCTTACAGACTGATGAGAAACCATAGGTATACATGCAAGGTGCAAAGTGTGCCCACTAGGGGTGAGGAGTTGTTAGGTCAGTTAGGTACATAAGAGACGTCTAACAGCGAGTAGTCTGTAGGGTTAATGGGTTAGTTAGTGTAGGCCAAGAAGGTTATGGACAGGCCTTACAGATGACTTTACCTTCTTTTCCTTGGGTAGAACTAGACCCGAAGGTCTGAAATCTCTCTCTTGAACCTCAGTTTTAGGGGGCTCATATTGCACCTTTGAATTTATTTCCGCTATAGAGCACTTCTGGAAAGCCTATAAGATGCATATACAATGGAGATGATGTATAATGGAGATGATCTGACATGAAAAGCCTGTAAATCATAGATATATCCAAGGAACACAATATACATATGTACTGTACATCTAGATGAAACCAATGGTACCCAAGCTGAACCCAAACTGAATGTTCTATCCAAGCCCAGAGATTTGGCTCCTCTGTAGTAGACCGCAGAGATTGGCACTTTCTACGGGACTGTGCGCTAACACAGGAAGAGGCGGTTACCTGTGAACGGCTGCCAATTGGCTACTCATAGTAACTTCCTTCTAGAGGGGTGCAGGGGTATATAGTAGAAGTCTACTATGGATAGCTTGTATATGTATGCTGTATCTACTATGTATGGGCAGTAGAAAAAAATGATCTGGAGAAAATACTTCCCGTATTTTCCTTGGCTCTGACTCAATTGGCCACAAAAAGGGAGCTCAAAAAATAGGTGTCTCTATATATGTCTAGCCCTTTGTCTTAGGTGCAGGAACACTTTCTGATGGAGTAGAGGGGTTCCTCAATGGTGGGTCACAACCAGTCTCATCGAATTTTACCCAGCTTCCCCTACATGACACAGCCCAACAAATTTGTTCTAAAGGCAAAAAGTCCCATTCAACATGGAAAACTAGATCCATGCATTACCTGAAGTTCTGCCATAatcctctctccttcctcttcctcctcatcttTCACTTGGGAAGTCTTGATGGGACTCTCTATTTCTGGCTTGGTTGTTTTTGGTGGTGGCGGTGGAGGGACATCCTCGGAGTCCTGTGTTGATATATAAAGAATGTATTACGATGAATCCTGAGCACATCAGTTGACGCGGAGGACATcatgactccatagactatagtcACCTTGCTATCTTTCCATTCTGATGTCCATGAACTGCCCAAACTACTTCCAAGGGGGTACATACGACGAGGAGGGGGTGGAGGCGGAGACTTGGTCAACTTCTCATTGTCTTGCTCACTTTCTTGACCTCCTtctaaaacagaataaaaaatggtAAGCAATCAACCACAGTCAGTCTGCTGGTTCACCAGGATAGCTGTTGCAGGATAACTGGATTTACTTGTAATGTACCAAAATTATCCAAAAACAATTGGACGCCCGATTTTAATGACCCCTTCATTTTTCTCAAGATGATGGGAGTTTTACACTTAAACCCATGAAGCCCAATACTAGTAAGAAAAGGACATGATTTTATGTCATGGATCATACCATTGACCTCTAGTTTCTCGATGCTCTCTAGCTTTGAAGTCTGAGATGGCATTTCTAGACTGGGAATCGACTTCATGATATTGGCTTGCGCTTCTTCCAGCATCTTCTCAAATTCTTTTCCATTGTAATGGTCCAGATTCTGCCTCTTTTCTTCAAACTTTCTTTCTGCTTCCTAGAAGTAGAATTAAAGTCAGATTAGAAAACAATGAGAAAACGTATTTCAAAAAAATTGTATGCTCAATACTGAGCACCAAAGGATCCCATCCAATGTCCAATGTCTGCAACCTGTGTGCATGGGCAAAGTGACCCCATAATGGGTCAAGATGAAAATTAATCTGGAGCAATGTAATTACATGACATGGCCGATATAAAATGAACAGCATGAGATGTAAGTGGAGAAGAGGACATGGCGCTCACGAGGGTCCTGGATGCAGAACCTCCACCGATCTTTTATTAGGATAGCTCAtgggcctttaaagaggacctttcaccacttttgggcacatgcagtattatatactgccagaaagccgacagtgcgctgtagCATATACAGTAAGGTATTGAGCACCATTGTTGGTACTTATGTAAGGCCATTTATTGGTGTTCTTGGGTCATGTCTACGAGGCCATCTTGGACAGATGAAGACAAGATGTTGACTTTTGCCAACTTATAAGTACTAGAATATTTCACGTACCTCTATAGACACTGCCCGATTCCTGTATCCAACATGTTGAATTTCTTCAATAAACAGGGCAGAGGACCCATTAAGTTGTGTAGGTTGTGCAGTCGGAGTTTGCTCCAGTGTGGATGTGGCTGATGTACTTGTTGACTGGTGATTTGATGAGGAATCTGCCAAGTGGCCGCTCTGGTTACTGGAGGTAAAGGTATGGTTAACCAGAGCTGAGGAGTGTTGGGATTGCTGCATGAGGACGGGCGAGCTCTGTACGTGGTGGACCTTTACTCCGACAGACAGCGGTACCACTTCTGACTTCACGGAGGCTGTCGGGGGTTCGGTTGTGTTTCCTGGTTCGGTCTGGTTTGGCTGAAGGTAGACTTGACTTTTTTCTTCCTTGTTTTGGATGATTTCTGTTTCGGTGACGGTGTATTGGTTATTTTGATTGTAGTCAACAGTCTTCGATGATCCATCAGAAACATGTCTATGGGGATAAAATACATGTTATTTGAAGATTTCGGTAAGCTTTCGTTAGGTCCATCACTTGCAGTACTACTTTATACCACTCTGACATGAGCACATTGGATGCTTCCATAGACAACAGTGGAGCTGTGACTCCGACCATGAGATCTTTTTGAAACCAAACTCTCAATATTTCAAATTTTACAACATTCTAATAAAGAAGACTTTACAACCCCCTCGGATATCAGGTTTTTATTAGGACTTGAACATAAAAATGAATGGTTTCCGTAAATATCACCTTCTTAAGGCAGACAGGGCATCAGTCATGTTTCGGATCCTCTTCAGTAAGCTGTCCAGTTTATGAGGCTCTTCCTTCAGGAACCGAACCGCTTCCACCTCCACCCGTAAGACGGCCCTCATTTTATTTTGTAGGTATGGAAATTCTCCtggaaatacaaagaaaacactatATTTAGCAAAAAAGACCCACAGACACAGGAGTAAGGGTGAAGACCAAGGCTTGGCAATTTTTGCATTAATGGTGATGGTTTGTTGAGGGTTACCCACCCCGTATTGCAGGCATGATACCACCCAGATGCCTTGCCTCTTATACATCTTCCATTTCCAAAAAATTACGTTGATGTATCCTTGTACAATACTGAGGAGAGATGGGTGATAAAATGATGGACTGAGCTGGCTACTTTTATGTACAAGAACAGGCCAACTACTATGTTGTAAAACAGTGCCctccctgtccacaggttgtgtgaggTATTGCACTTCAATGCCATTCATTTGATCATCAGATCAAGGTTATGATCATAGTTGAATGGCCTAAGTTTCTAAGCCCTGCGGATTTCAGTGGGACCACTGGGCCAACTATTGTGTATGAAGGTGTCCTGACTTTCTTGTGTTGGACTTAAACATGTCTGATTTGTTCTTAGCACCAATATGAGTCCCTCAGGGTGTGTACCTGATCGCAAATTGAGGAGTGGGGAATAGGTGCGCAAAACCGAGCACTTCACAAGGATTCTTCAACAGTTGTATtaatcacaacgcgtttcgggccaagccctttctcaagtgcagtatAAACCGAGCGGTGGTCTATCCAGATAGATGGCTTTTGTTCTTAGGGGAGATAAGTCACTGTCTGAAAGAGCGAAATATCTGCCTAGTGGCTAGTATGTGTAAATCCCCCTAGCCTACAAAAAGTTCTTTCTaaataaaggtcacaccaaatattgatgggatttgaatttctcttttcttcatttatttaattTCATTAATTGACATAAATAAACAATTGACGGTTTTgtgcagctatatactatatgtgtaacACCAACATATCAGAAATTATATATTAAATTTTAAATTCCCAGTAATATTTTTTTGTAGTAAGGAggccactaggtggcgctgtttcACTGATTTTTTTCTGAGACGGTCACTGGTGTTTCTAAGAAATCTTCTGAAATTGATAATATCCATTAAAACATGTATATGGTAATGCAAGATCATTACTGACGTCAACACTATTGCTCAAGGACACTAGACTATGAGTGAAGATTTCCGGTTCCTACCTTTCAGATTAGACACCGCTTCTCCAATCTGGCGCAGTACAAATGCTCGATCCTCCACGTCCTTGAGAGTCACTACTCGGGTAGCACTTGAATCCTTCTTAACATCTTCTACAAAATTCTCCAAGTCACTAGAACACAAGTAGCCAAATGTCAAAAGAggtcatggctgctttcttctagatATAGCGCCACACCTGTCAGTGGAATTGTGCAGTATTGCAGTTCTGTCCATTGGTTTTAATGGAGCTGTTGCAATACATGGAAAGGTGTAGCCATGCTTTTCTTATTTCATATACGgtaatccctttaagcaattttTG
This genomic stretch from Leptodactylus fuscus isolate aLepFus1 chromosome 4, aLepFus1.hap2, whole genome shotgun sequence harbors:
- the KIAA1217 gene encoding sickle tail protein homolog isoform X4 translates to MATHRVQFFNVSPGLQRTGSLKLPSQTKNNTFGGSLDDTEYHQSKENLSNGNSHTPSKTGRNIPRRHTVGGPRSSKEILGMQTSDMDRKREAFLEHLKYKYPHHATAIMGHQERLRDQAVQGMLASLHSELDIQRYLMKIESSQRTKSPKLSSSPQPSLGEPAEHLSEVSADSGEAMFEGESTVPFVRGSRTRASLPVVRSTNQTKERSLGVLFLQYGEDTKKLQMPNEITSVDTIRALFVSAFPQQLTMKVLESPSTAIYIKDEGRNIYYELSDVRNIQDRSFLKVYNKDPAHAFNHTPRTVNGDVRMQRDIAYNVREGPVVHRPGSATYPSHGGPISPPPTPVPHSMPPSPSRIPYGGGRPPVGQSNTTMPRERLSSLPASRSISPSPSAILERRDVKPDEDMGNKNVQMMRNDGMYADPYMYHEGRMSIASSHGGHPLDMPDHLLAFHRGSMRSSSTYSNTSMQVEMMEQSVYRQKSRKHSESHLPTLGSKTPPASPHRVTDIRMMEMHGHNAHGPPHGIHSERSSPIRQSFKKDQGPGVFVEAKVRNTGGILGMADIVPSPTEKQMFAGYGAPKDNYTRERMHAMEKQIASLTGLVQNALLKGPSPSSNKEAPGEKVLKSASSTPPVTDSPGHSVSGGKNSLTIIETTAVISQPPPAGSTDVQVSLHDMRRNVAELRLQLQKMRQLQLQNQEMVRAMMKKAEQEISSKVTEMVKNLEDPVQRQRVLVEQERQKYLQDEEQIVLKLSDLENFVEDVKKDSSATRVVTLKDVEDRAFVLRQIGEAVSNLKGEFPYLQNKMRAVLRVEVEAVRFLKEEPHKLDSLLKRIRNMTDALSALRRHVSDGSSKTVDYNQNNQYTVTETEIIQNKEEKSQVYLQPNQTEPGNTTEPPTASVKSEVVPLSVGVKVHHVQSSPVLMQQSQHSSALVNHTFTSSNQSGHLADSSSNHQSTSTSATSTLEQTPTAQPTQLNGSSALFIEEIQHVGYRNRAVSIEEAERKFEEKRQNLDHYNGKEFEKMLEEAQANIMKSIPSLEMPSQTSKLESIEKLEVNEGGQESEQDNEKLTKSPPPPPPRRMYPLGSSLGSSWTSEWKDSKDSEDVPPPPPPKTTKPEIESPIKTSQVKDEEEEEGERIMAELQAFQKCSIAEINSKVQYEPPKTEVQERDFRPSGLVLPKEKKVSCIISKESVSPESPKLVESTEDKWKIQSIPSFAPDSAQFRQVEKVVVNEPSTYSLFIGRDEPSSKVREESEKEVKNEESVNVSTYRFHNTENHKPLSPTITEVVNGGTDHKISETSSTLVKVSSLESPVVSSPSQEQGMPYLDLGQTVVLRQKPSRRTISQKSEELESPTISPTEPRSPADNIAFMITNTEVQVLSTGEVQDIVNRKGGEVQTVNVDKENVQTIPAHNTDPQDPVVSTDKKPVIIIFDEPMDIRSAYKRLSTIFEECDDELEKVMSEAKIVEEEEEEEEEEQKESNVQPSREEKVEETKMVNSTNNVVSQNKYRFNYPSLAEMKQTMFQDGTSPQGFLTDEDKSDSSDYQFGQRQDVKKKFKFKFPKKQLAALTQAIRTGTKTGKKTLQVVVYEDEEELDGTVKQHKEAKRFEIERSKSNEDNMPPEGLNLEEPESASRTDEIRQNTYRTLDSLEQTIKQLESTISGMTPRPGSDPIESRDDSKSLTITSLVAKGSMLADDTRAVVESPSSIPTTARKGSNGAPQTSRMPIPMSSKTRQGSMEKTSKQPKLQEPQRQFRQANGGTKKAGGDIKAASPTLSASKIPALSPNTGKSSSVSAQCNDTSNPHNPPVKSHVPVTHSNPQPGRSVNASSLIRPVHNGTSKLQSPSYSGKGHHLSFSLQNANGRPSPPSSSSSSCATSPSTSVSPTSLTQGMKSIRTIHTPSFTSYKSQNGSATKVAKDSS